From the genome of Eucalyptus grandis isolate ANBG69807.140 chromosome 2, ASM1654582v1, whole genome shotgun sequence, one region includes:
- the LOC108957620 gene encoding uncharacterized protein LOC108957620 — protein sequence MNNLEKIWLDDLASNAFSKLKTLVVKYCEKLSSIFLSYTMLTRFQNLEKISVTDCGSLEVVFHIQEFNFSEACPTSTFQLRELVLMRLPKMKHVWSGHPQGGLTFGLLRCMEIVECERLKSLFPSLMAKSMTRLEELLVRECGVQEIIVEEDGVEMNARDLFFPQLTDLKLLELPDLRSFYRNSHTSTQPLLKKLQVRHCGKIGSFSFACEYQSCRGTNISENQPALFSFEKVIPNLKGLTLMSEDVIMMTLQHHYVFRNLTELDLACYHDENVAFPSNFLLHRFPNLEVLSLSYSSLEEIFPEDACGHGGATSYGELTDMETPLKALKNLRQLELNKLCKLQRVWKDGSLMAEILKQIETLLILECSSLSIVLPSPTAFQRLTELEVKDCAGLVHMGTCSAVTSLVHLTSLTLKNCSAMEDVVIDDGNGVEEISFPKLHRLILDGLPSLESFSSVNCTFMFPSLWDIIVKQCPKMNIFCNGALSTPRLHQVYLSDEDYKGCWEGDLNTTIQFLST from the exons ATGAATAACTTGGAGAAGATATGGCTTGATGATCTTGCTTCAAATGCCTTTAGCAAACTCAAGACACTAGTAGTGAAGTATTGTGAGAAACTTTCATCCATATTTTTATCTTATACTATGCTCACAAGATTTCAAAACCTAGAGAAGATAAGTGTAACGGATTGTGGGTCCCTAGAAGTGGTATTTCACATCCAAGAGTTCAATTTTAGCGAAGCTTGTCCTACAAGCACTTTTCAATTGAGAGAATTAGTTCTAATGCGGCTCCCAAAAATGAAGCACGTGTGGAGTGGACATCCTCAAGGAGGTCTTACCTTTGGACTCTTACGATGCATGGAGATTGTTGAGTGTGAAAGGCTCAAAAGTTTATTTCCAAGCTTGATGGCAAAAAGTATGACGCGGCTTGAAGAACTTTTAGTACGGGAGTGTGGGGTGCAAGAAATTATTGTGGAGGAAGACGGAGTAGAGATGAATGCAAGGGATCTCTTCTTTCCACAATTAACTGATCTAAAATTACTTGAGTTGCCGGATTTGAGGAGCTTCTACAGGAATAGTCATACTTCAACACAGccacttttgaagaaattgcaaGTAAGACATTGCGGCAAGATAGGGTCATTCTCATTTGCTTGTGAATATCAAAGTTGTCGAGGTACAAATATAAGTGAGAATCAACCTgcactcttttcttttgaaaag GTCATACCAAACTTGAAGGGATTGACATTGATGAGCGAGGATGTTATAATGATGACACTGCAGCACCATTACGTCTTTCGCAATCTCACAGAGCTGGACTTGGCATGCTACCATGATGAGAATGTCGCTTTCCCCTCCAACTTCCTCCTCCACAGATTCCCCAATCTAGAAGTGCTTTCTCTGTCCTATAGTTCCTTGGAGGAGATATTTCCGGAAGATGCATGTGGACATGGGGGAGCAACTTCCTACGGAGAATTAACTGACATGGAAACACCTCTCAAGGCACTCAAAAATCTGCGGCAACTTGAGCTGAATAAGCTATGTAAACTCCAGCGAGTCTGGAAAGATGGCTCCTTGATGGCTGAAATCCTTAAACAAATTGAAACTCTGCTCATTTTGGAGTGCTCAAGTTTATCAATCGTACTTCCATCCCCGACTGCATTCCAGAGATTGACGGAATTAGAAGTAAAGGATTGTGCTGGTTTAGTTCATATGGGGACTTGCTCAGCAGTGACAAGTCTGGTGCACCTTACTTCGCTAACCCTAAAAAATTGCAGTGCGATGGAAGACGTGGTAATAGATGATGGAAATGGAGTAGAGGAGATCTCTTTCCCCAAGCTGCATCGTTTGATACTTGATGGTTTACCGAGCCTTGAGAGCTTCTCCTCCGTGAATTGCACCTTCATGTTCCCATCATTGTGGGATATTATTGTGAAGCAGTGCCCAAAGATGAATATATTCTGCAATGGTGCCTTGAGTACACCAAGATTACATCAAGTATACCTCTCCGATGAGGATTATAAAGGATGTTGGGAGGGGGATCTTAATACCACAATCCAATTCTTATCGACATGA
- the LOC120290643 gene encoding uncharacterized protein LOC120290643, protein MPFGGCDYSWKAKRIAVPQFLNSTIARLPKEMGELTELRFLDLRSCTELRVIEPGMLESLVNLEELYMQYSFDQWEAEDETPRSNASLAEFKSMNKLSTLYIAIPRLASLSRDLPFGKLNKHKILIGNIWDWSDEYEESRTLKLKLDSGNLLREEWVQRCLQRTQNLNLVGLQDNHSIHNLCFKGFQELKHLHVQNSPSLQYVVHSTEDIQCTAFTRLESLFLENLNNLEKICCGRLALESFSILKILKMNSCGGIKYLFPSSVIGNFLQLEEIETSRCHLIKQIVAEDGDEKDVDPKVKSCYLHRLTLRNLPEMTSLCKTMDHSVVLFDRQQLIKLQNLEAITVEKCQLIREVFDLEELTTMGDVEILCRLTRLTLSGLPNLEQIWTKDPRRALCFRNLKALKVQNCENLRFLFSSSMAKALVQIKEIEIANCVLMEEVMYAQEEELAEATTPDTFEFPSLTFLSLVELPNLKTFSYGKYCIHFPSLTRLTISQCTKLMTFSSFEGRQQFMTNDTNLQQAFGRINSSLSLPSFFNEKVLFPSLEELKLSSMCQLKRIWHSKLHGQSFYKLASLTVELCENLSHVFPSNSMDMLQSLNKIKAVGCPSLEALFEPISLSAEKRQKPLVLPALRELTLLNLSRLRDIFESDCKVTLAFPSLMEVNVRGCHSLPYLFSSAMAEILDKLAVLDVSCCNNLRGIIAMEEGKGKTLETLKFHQLSTLKLGDLENLISFRSVSCASDGLHPLFDEKLEELHITEIEGKSGS, encoded by the exons ATGCCGTTTGGAGGATGTGACTACTCTTGGAAAGCTAAAAGGATTGCAGTTCCTCAGTTTTTAAACTCTACAATTGCTCGGCTGCCCAAAGAAATGGGTGAACTAacagaattgagatttttggacttGCGAAGCTGCACCGAGCTCAGAGTTATTGAACCTGGCATGCTCGAaagcttggttaatttagaagaattgtATATGCAATATAGTTTTGATCAGTGGGAAGCCGAGGATGAAACCCCGCGAAGCAATGCTAGCCTGGCTGAGTTCAAGAGCATGAATAAGTTGAGCACTTTATACATTGCCATTCCTCGTTTAGCCAGTCTCTCAAGAGACTTACCATTTGGGAAACTAAATAAGCATAAAATCCTAATTGGGAACATTTGGGATTGGTCAGATGAATACGAAGAATCCAGAACTTTAAAACTCAAGCTAGATTCGGGCAATCTTCTTCGTGAAGAGTGGGTGCAAAGATGTTTGCAAAGAACACAGAATCTCAACTTGGTGGGATTGCAAGATAATCACAGCATACACAATTTGTGCTTCAAAGGTTTTCAGGAATTGAAGCATCTTCACGTACAAAATAGCCCCTCACTTCAGTACGTTGTTCACTCCACAGAGGACATCCAGTGCACTGCATTTACGAGATTGGAATCGTTGTTTCTCGAGAATCTAAACAACTTGGAGAAGATTTGTTGCGGTCGCCTTGCCTTAGAATCCTTCAGCAtattaaagattttgaaaatgaatagcTGTGGTGGAATCAAATATTTGTTTCCTTCCTCCGTGATAGGAAACTTCTTGCAGCTAGAAGAGATTGAAACAAGTAGATGCCACTTGATAAAGCAAATTGTCGCAGAAGACGGAGATGAAAAGGATGTTGATCCCAAAGTGAAGTCATGCTATTTGCATAGGCTAACATTACGAAACTTGCCAGAGATGACGAGCTTATGTAAAACCATGGACCATTCGGTCGTGCTCTTCGACAGACAACAG CTAATAAAGCTACAAAATTTGGAGGCTATAACCGTTGAAAAATGTCAATTAATACGAGAAGTATTCGACCTTGAGGAACTGACAACTATGGGGGATGTTGAGATTCTATGTCGATTGACTAGATTGACCTTGAGTGGCTTACCAAATTTGGAACAAATATGGACCAAGGATCCAAGAAGAGCATTGTGCTTTCGAAACTTAAAGGCACTGAAGGTGCAAAATTGTGAGAACTtgaggtttcttttttcttcttccatggctaaAGCACTAGTGCAGATAAAAGAAATCGAAATAGCAAATTGTGTACTGATGGAAGAAGTTATGTATGcgcaagaagaagaattagCAGAAGCTACAACCCCCGACACTTTCGAGTTTCCTTCATTGACCTTCTTGTCTCTTGTGGAATTGCCAAATCTCAAGACATTCTCTTATGGAAAGTACTGTATTCACTTTCCATCATTAACAAGATTGACAATATCCCAATGCACCAAATTgatgacattttcttcattcgAAGGAAGGCAACAATTCATGACGAATGATACAAATTTACAACAAGCATTTGGTCGTATCAACTCTAGCTTGTCCTTGCCTAGCTTCTTCAATGAAAAG gttctttttccaagcttggaGGAATTGAAGCTTTCTTCCATGTGCCAATTAAAGAGGATATGGCACAGTAAGCTCCACGGACAGTCATTCTACAAACTTGCATCCCTCACTGTTGAACTTTGtgaaaatttgtcacatgttttTCCGTCAAATTCAATGGATATGTTGCAGAGCCTGAATAAAATTAAGGCAGTTGGGTGTCCCTCCTTGGAAGCATTATTTGAACCCATAAGTCTCAGCGCTGAGAAAAGGCAAAAGCCGTTGGTCCTCCCTGCATTAAGAGAATTGACGTTGTTGAATCTATCAAGGCTGAGAGACATTTTTGAGAGTGACTGCAAAGTCACCTTGGCATTTCCTAGTCTGATGGAAGTGAACGTGAGGGGTTGTCACAGTTTGCCATATCTCTTCTCAAGTGCCATGGCTGAAATTCTCGATAAACTTGCGGTGCTTGATGTTTCTTGTTGCAACAACCTACGGGGCATAATTGcgatggaagaaggaaaagggaaaaccTTAGAGACTTTGAAGTTCCATCAATTAAGCACACTCAAGCTTGGTGaccttgagaatttgattagtTTCCGCTCAGTGAGTTGTGCTAGTGATGGGTTACATCCTCTATTTGATGAGAAG TTAGAAGAGCTACACATCACGGAAATTGAAGGGAAATCAGGTAGCTAG